A genomic stretch from Cryomorphaceae bacterium 1068 includes:
- the panC gene encoding pantoate--beta-alanine ligase — protein sequence MKVIRKAGEMTSLAENLPEKSIGFVPTMGALHNGHLSLVEKSSSENDLTVVSIFVNPTQFNDPKDFDRYPREVDQDLELLKAADVDYVFLPSKDEIYPEKDEHHYELGEVSHVMEGAFRPGHFNGVASVVKRLFEIVQPKRAYFGLKDFQQFRIITELNKNYNLGVEVIGCDTVRDEDGLALSSRNMLLSKKERNLALHLSKTLQLMSENSTSMNHLELENLGKRYLTNFPELELEYVKVVDPRSFEPPSDHATQGDRIALLAAKIGKVRLIDNMKI from the coding sequence ATGAAAGTGATCAGAAAGGCAGGTGAAATGACTTCTCTGGCTGAAAACTTACCGGAAAAATCAATTGGATTTGTTCCCACAATGGGTGCATTGCACAATGGTCATTTAAGCTTAGTAGAGAAGAGTTCTTCCGAAAATGACCTTACGGTCGTTTCAATCTTTGTCAATCCCACTCAATTCAATGATCCTAAAGACTTTGACCGATATCCTCGCGAAGTTGACCAAGATCTGGAGCTTCTGAAAGCAGCCGATGTTGACTATGTCTTTTTACCTAGCAAGGATGAGATTTACCCCGAAAAAGACGAACATCACTATGAACTCGGAGAAGTATCTCATGTGATGGAAGGAGCTTTTCGACCAGGCCATTTCAATGGTGTTGCCTCTGTTGTGAAAAGATTGTTCGAAATAGTTCAGCCGAAACGAGCTTATTTTGGCTTAAAAGATTTCCAACAGTTCCGAATTATCACGGAACTGAATAAAAATTACAACTTAGGTGTGGAAGTAATAGGATGCGATACCGTAAGGGATGAAGACGGTTTGGCTCTCAGTTCGAGAAATATGCTACTCTCTAAAAAGGAGAGAAACCTAGCCCTGCATCTATCAAAAACGCTTCAATTGATGTCAGAGAACAGCACCTCGATGAATCATTTGGAATTAGAAAACCTTGGGAAGCGTTATTTGACCAATTTTCCCGAACTTGAGCTTGAGTATGTCAAGGTAGTCGATCCCAGGAGTTTTGAGCCTCCATCCGACCATGCGACTCAGGGTGATAGAATAGCACTCTTAGCTGCGAAAATTGGTAAGGTGAGACTCATCGATAACATGAAGATTTGA
- a CDS encoding glycogen/starch synthase, with translation MKKTRVLYVSQEITPFLPKNELSEVSRNLPQGIHEKGKEIRVFMPKYGSINERRHQLHEVIRLSGMNLVVNDTDHPLIIKVASIPTARMQVYFIDNEDYFQRKAVLTDKKGKFFKDNDERSIFFCRGVLETVKKLGWAPDVIHCHGWFTSFLPLYLKKFYNEDPHFADSKVVFSAYSRDFEGKLDKKVAEKLKFDGFSDEDLGDLKNGEVDFETLTKFAFKYADGIIEASDDLSDGIKSEIESSDKPKLEYCDPENCVKNYSEFYDEILEENTILAE, from the coding sequence ATGAAGAAGACGAGAGTTTTATATGTGTCCCAGGAAATTACACCCTTCCTGCCGAAGAATGAATTGTCAGAAGTTTCTAGAAATTTACCTCAAGGAATACATGAGAAAGGCAAAGAAATCAGAGTATTCATGCCCAAATATGGTTCTATCAATGAGCGTAGACATCAGCTTCACGAAGTAATTCGCCTATCTGGAATGAACTTAGTGGTGAACGATACCGATCACCCTCTTATTATTAAAGTAGCTTCAATACCCACTGCGCGTATGCAGGTTTACTTTATAGATAATGAGGATTATTTCCAAAGAAAAGCAGTGCTTACTGATAAGAAGGGTAAGTTTTTCAAAGACAATGATGAACGCTCGATATTTTTCTGTCGAGGTGTATTGGAAACAGTTAAAAAGCTTGGCTGGGCTCCTGATGTGATTCATTGCCACGGCTGGTTTACTTCGTTCTTGCCACTTTACCTGAAAAAATTCTACAACGAGGATCCTCATTTTGCTGATTCCAAAGTTGTGTTCTCGGCATATTCTCGAGATTTTGAAGGTAAGCTTGATAAAAAAGTAGCGGAGAAGTTAAAGTTTGATGGTTTCTCTGATGAAGATTTGGGAGATTTGAAAAATGGCGAGGTTGACTTTGAAACTTTGACCAAATTTGCATTCAAATACGCTGATGGTATTATTGAAGCCAGTGATGATTTGTCAGATGGAATTAAGTCAGAAATTGAATCTTCCGATAAGCCGAAACTTGAATACTGCGATCCTGAAAATTGCGTTAAGAATTACAGTGAATTCTACGACGAAATACTTGAAGAAAATACTATTCTCGCAGAATAG
- a CDS encoding flippase: MNLQSIQRTLSGKGDQNLGELVKGGLFAFGYRLITMCVSYGLVILISKQLGKDGVGVWNLCIATLNIWVMIGCFGFNTSIVRFVSQYRAKNWHSTVRTLYRVIMRYSSMSGIALGAILFFSSEFLATYYFKDPAMNVPLKITGFIVPLVVISTINVEFIRGMKRIQVSEFFRTLVLQVTALIGTVVMTYYSLAAEDPLIAYACGAFLALVGTTIFIHRYLKKATESKEVASEPEPFFSFKNHLMISLPMIMTSFIQLLNGRVDILMLGYFSDTGVAGVFGMAFKLSIITNFVIGAMKAIAMPKISELFWSNKKDQLKKVVHFSTLFIFAFAFPVSLVLMIFPEFILSLIDEEFIEGAGVLRIFALMQLINAGSGMVAVFLNMSGNQMFFTKIVSITTTMNIILNLILIPIYGMEGAAFATLCSTVTWNIVGVRFIYKRYKISTFFNPFSIFKMLKKG, translated from the coding sequence ATGAATCTTCAATCCATCCAAAGAACCCTTTCAGGAAAAGGCGATCAAAACCTTGGAGAACTGGTGAAAGGGGGTCTTTTTGCCTTTGGTTACCGCCTTATCACCATGTGCGTCAGTTACGGCCTTGTTATTCTGATTTCAAAACAGCTGGGAAAAGATGGTGTAGGTGTTTGGAATCTTTGCATCGCCACCCTTAATATTTGGGTAATGATCGGGTGTTTCGGATTCAATACTTCCATTGTTCGATTTGTTTCACAATACCGCGCTAAGAACTGGCACTCAACGGTAAGAACGCTTTATCGAGTGATAATGCGCTATTCCAGCATGAGTGGTATTGCCTTGGGGGCCATTCTTTTCTTTTCTTCTGAATTTTTGGCGACCTACTATTTCAAAGACCCTGCGATGAATGTTCCCTTGAAGATAACTGGGTTCATTGTTCCTCTGGTCGTTATCTCCACGATCAACGTGGAGTTTATTCGAGGGATGAAGAGAATTCAAGTCAGTGAGTTCTTCAGAACCTTGGTTTTGCAAGTGACGGCTCTGATCGGTACTGTTGTAATGACATATTATTCACTAGCGGCTGAAGACCCTTTGATCGCTTATGCATGCGGCGCGTTTTTGGCTCTGGTCGGCACTACGATCTTTATACATAGGTATTTGAAAAAAGCTACAGAGTCTAAAGAAGTAGCTTCTGAACCAGAACCTTTTTTTTCTTTCAAAAATCACCTGATGATCTCTCTTCCCATGATCATGACTTCATTTATTCAACTCCTAAATGGACGGGTGGACATATTGATGTTAGGTTATTTTTCTGACACGGGTGTTGCAGGTGTTTTCGGGATGGCATTTAAGTTATCTATCATTACCAACTTCGTGATTGGGGCAATGAAGGCTATTGCCATGCCTAAGATCAGTGAGTTATTTTGGTCAAACAAAAAAGATCAACTTAAGAAAGTCGTTCACTTCTCGACTCTTTTCATCTTTGCTTTTGCCTTTCCTGTCTCGCTTGTTCTCATGATTTTTCCTGAATTCATCTTATCCTTAATCGACGAAGAGTTTATTGAAGGGGCTGGTGTACTTAGAATATTTGCATTGATGCAATTGATCAATGCAGGGTCTGGAATGGTCGCTGTCTTTCTGAATATGTCGGGTAATCAAATGTTCTTTACGAAGATCGTCTCGATTACGACTACAATGAATATTATACTCAATCTCATTCTCATTCCGATATATGGGATGGAGGGCGCGGCATTTGCCACACTTTGCAGCACGGTAACATGGAATATTGTAGGAGTGAGATTTATCTACAAGCGTTATAAGATCTCTACTTTCTTCAATCCCTTCAGTATTTTCAAGATGTTGAAAAAGGGCTAG
- the cysC gene encoding adenylyl-sulfate kinase translates to MKERENNIFTFYDEVVQRGEKEALLKQKAISIWMTGLSGSGKTTVAKIVERKLHDKGHLVQLLDGDNVRHGLNNNLSFTEEDRRENIRRIAEVNKLFNECGIITINCFVSPTVEIRSMAREIIGDNSFNEVFVNTPLHICEERDVKGLYKKARKGEIKNFTGIDSPFEASASPELTLFTENQTAEESADQLLNFISTKIKYD, encoded by the coding sequence ATGAAGGAAAGAGAAAACAACATTTTTACCTTTTACGACGAAGTCGTTCAGCGAGGTGAAAAAGAAGCACTACTAAAGCAAAAAGCCATTTCCATTTGGATGACGGGCTTATCCGGTTCAGGCAAAACTACAGTAGCAAAAATTGTGGAGAGAAAGCTTCACGATAAAGGACATCTCGTACAACTTCTTGACGGTGATAACGTACGCCATGGCTTAAATAATAATTTGAGTTTCACGGAAGAAGACCGTAGAGAAAACATTCGTCGTATCGCAGAAGTAAATAAACTTTTCAATGAGTGTGGGATTATTACCATCAACTGTTTTGTAAGTCCTACCGTGGAAATTCGGAGCATGGCCCGCGAAATAATTGGTGATAACAGTTTCAATGAAGTCTTTGTAAACACTCCGCTTCACATTTGTGAAGAGCGAGATGTGAAAGGTTTGTACAAAAAAGCCCGAAAAGGTGAAATCAAGAACTTTACCGGGATTGATTCTCCTTTTGAAGCTTCTGCCAGCCCTGAATTAACTCTATTTACCGAAAATCAAACAGCGGAAGAATCTGCTGATCAACTATTGAATTTTATATCAACCAAAATAAAATACGACTGA
- a CDS encoding sulfotransferase domain-containing protein: MFNYDYKGQTYRLPDFIIPGAAKSGTTTLYQLLSQHPDLFFPPSRKEPFYFSFGGDKPTYTDEKFNAIPIWQTQKYLELFDSAKSSHLCGEASTSYLYTYDKSLKLLHDFYGQGLKDLKSLIILRNPVDRAYSHYTYLIRNGFENRTFEDAISEKGISEWKNKRWGFDYLAYGKYADQVSAFKSAIPQTKVWLLEDLKKGSETTDEMLNFLGVPLMQFDTSMKANPSGIPKSKGLVNLLRKNPVAQKIGKALPSSLQSNLKNKRDKLMSRLLTKEPMKPETRKELTSYFREDIEKLQEVMDRDLKYWLDN; the protein is encoded by the coding sequence ATGTTCAACTACGATTACAAAGGACAGACCTATCGGCTTCCTGATTTCATTATTCCGGGAGCAGCTAAAAGCGGCACAACTACACTATACCAACTGCTGTCTCAGCATCCCGATCTGTTTTTTCCTCCTTCTCGAAAGGAGCCATTCTACTTTAGTTTTGGCGGGGACAAACCGACTTATACCGACGAGAAATTCAATGCCATACCTATTTGGCAAACGCAAAAGTACCTGGAGCTGTTCGATTCAGCCAAGAGCAGTCATCTTTGTGGTGAGGCGTCTACATCATATCTATACACCTATGATAAAAGCTTAAAACTGCTCCATGATTTTTACGGACAAGGGCTGAAAGACTTGAAGTCCTTGATCATCTTGCGAAATCCTGTAGACCGGGCATACTCACATTATACCTACCTGATTCGCAATGGTTTTGAAAATCGCACGTTCGAAGATGCCATTTCTGAAAAAGGCATTAGCGAGTGGAAAAATAAGCGATGGGGTTTTGACTACTTGGCTTATGGTAAATATGCCGATCAGGTTTCTGCTTTCAAAAGTGCCATTCCTCAAACCAAAGTGTGGCTGTTGGAAGATCTAAAAAAAGGAAGCGAAACCACCGATGAAATGCTCAATTTCCTAGGTGTGCCCTTGATGCAATTTGACACCTCGATGAAAGCCAATCCGAGCGGTATTCCCAAAAGCAAGGGGTTGGTAAATCTTCTTCGGAAAAATCCTGTAGCGCAAAAAATAGGAAAGGCTTTGCCTTCATCTCTTCAAAGCAATTTGAAAAACAAACGTGACAAGCTGATGAGTAGGCTATTGACAAAAGAACCCATGAAACCCGAAACAAGAAAAGAGCTTACATCTTATTTCAGAGAAGACATTGAAAAGCTTCAAGAAGTGATGGATCGGGATCTAAAATACTGGCTAGACAACTAG
- the glmS gene encoding glutamine--fructose-6-phosphate transaminase (isomerizing), protein MCGIVGYIGTKTAYPILIKGLKRLEYRGYDSAGVATLENDELRIVKQKGKVSGLEEKVEQGKAMTGTIGIGHTRWATHGPPNDVNSHPHESEDGNMAIIHNGIIENYGALREELTKRGHVFKSDTDTEVLIHLISNVQKNENNSLFDAVRIALGEVIGAYAIVVLDKNNPNQLIAAKKGSPLVIGLGHDKEFFIASDATPIIEYTKNVIYLDDEEIAILDRVEGFTLMNIKNQKKTPYVQELEMQLEVLEKGGYEHFMLKEIYEQPRSVRDSMRGRLRVDSGQVELGGIRDYVSKFVNANRILIVACGTSWHAGLVGEYLFEDLARVPVEVEYASEFRYRNPVIYENDVVIAISQSGETADTLAAIELAKSKGATIIGICNVIGSSIPRMTHAGSYTHAGPEIGVASTKAFTAQVTVLTLMALHIAKQKGTIPESRFQRLLIELDSIPDKIEKILESNELVKEIARIYQDVPNALYLGRGYNFPVALEGALKLKEISYIHAEGYPAAEMKHGPIALIDEEMPVIVVAPRAGSYEKIVSNIQEVKARKGKIIAIITEGERQIKEMADHTIEIPDVDECLMPLVTVIPLQLLSYHVAVMRGCNVDQPRNLAKSVTVE, encoded by the coding sequence ATGTGTGGAATAGTTGGATATATAGGTACCAAAACGGCATACCCTATTCTTATAAAAGGATTAAAAAGGCTCGAGTATCGTGGATACGATAGTGCGGGAGTCGCAACCCTGGAGAATGACGAATTACGAATCGTCAAACAGAAAGGAAAAGTAAGCGGCCTGGAAGAAAAAGTTGAACAGGGTAAAGCAATGACGGGTACCATCGGCATTGGTCATACTCGTTGGGCTACTCATGGCCCCCCAAATGATGTGAACTCTCATCCGCACGAAAGTGAAGACGGGAATATGGCTATCATCCATAATGGAATCATTGAGAATTACGGGGCTTTGAGAGAGGAGTTAACAAAGCGGGGCCATGTTTTCAAAAGTGACACTGACACTGAAGTCCTCATTCACTTGATTTCCAATGTTCAGAAAAACGAGAATAACAGTCTTTTCGATGCAGTGCGTATCGCTTTAGGTGAAGTCATAGGAGCATATGCTATCGTAGTTTTGGATAAGAATAACCCAAATCAACTGATTGCTGCGAAAAAGGGAAGTCCATTGGTCATTGGACTTGGGCACGATAAAGAGTTTTTCATTGCATCTGATGCTACTCCTATTATTGAATACACCAAGAACGTTATTTACTTGGATGATGAGGAAATAGCCATCTTAGATAGAGTGGAAGGGTTCACCCTAATGAACATAAAGAATCAGAAGAAAACCCCTTATGTACAAGAGTTAGAGATGCAACTGGAAGTCCTGGAAAAGGGCGGATACGAGCATTTTATGCTAAAGGAAATTTACGAGCAACCCAGGTCGGTGAGGGATTCCATGCGCGGAAGATTAAGAGTAGATTCAGGACAAGTAGAATTGGGTGGTATTCGCGATTATGTATCGAAATTCGTAAACGCCAACAGAATACTCATAGTGGCTTGTGGTACCAGCTGGCATGCCGGGTTGGTTGGAGAATATCTTTTTGAAGATCTGGCCAGAGTGCCTGTTGAAGTGGAATACGCATCGGAGTTTCGTTATCGAAATCCTGTCATTTACGAGAACGATGTGGTCATTGCCATCTCTCAATCGGGAGAAACAGCTGACACTTTAGCTGCCATTGAATTGGCAAAGTCAAAAGGAGCTACGATCATTGGAATTTGTAACGTTATTGGATCATCGATTCCGCGAATGACTCACGCAGGTTCATATACACATGCAGGTCCAGAAATCGGAGTAGCATCGACGAAGGCTTTTACTGCTCAGGTGACTGTTCTTACTTTGATGGCCCTTCATATAGCCAAGCAGAAGGGGACGATACCCGAAAGCAGATTTCAGCGATTGTTGATCGAGCTAGATAGTATTCCGGATAAGATTGAGAAAATTCTTGAATCGAATGAGCTGGTGAAGGAAATAGCACGGATTTATCAGGATGTGCCAAATGCACTTTATTTAGGAAGAGGATATAACTTTCCTGTAGCTCTTGAGGGAGCCTTGAAACTTAAAGAGATCTCATACATTCATGCCGAAGGATATCCTGCAGCTGAGATGAAACATGGGCCTATTGCCTTGATTGATGAGGAAATGCCAGTCATTGTGGTTGCCCCTCGCGCAGGATCTTACGAGAAAATTGTCAGCAACATTCAAGAAGTGAAGGCAAGGAAAGGAAAGATTATTGCGATAATTACTGAAGGAGAAAGGCAAATAAAGGAAATGGCTGATCATACGATCGAAATCCCCGATGTCGATGAGTGCCTAATGCCATTGGTTACCGTTATTCCCCTTCAACTTTTGAGTTACCATGTAGCCGTAATGAGAGGTTGCAATGTTGATCAGCCAAGAAATCTCGCTAAAAGTGTTACTGTTGAATAA
- the cysD gene encoding sulfate adenylyltransferase subunit CysD yields the protein MQSYSLTHLKELESESIFILREVAAQFENPVMLFSGGKDSIVMFHLARKAFYPGKVPFPLLHVDTGHNFPETIEFRDKLMEETGAELIVGSVQQSIDEGKVVEEKGYNASRNALQTVTLLESLEAGKYDAAMGGGRRDEEKARAKERFFSHRDEFGQWDPKNQRPELWNLFNGKKNMGEHFRVFPISNWTEMDVWQYILLEDIAIPHLYLSHERMVFERDGVLLADTEVITRKDGEIPEMKKVRFRTIGDMTCTGAVESDADNLEKIIEEVSATRVTERGARSDDKRSEAAMEDRKKQGYF from the coding sequence ATGCAATCTTACAGTCTAACACACTTAAAAGAACTCGAATCTGAGTCAATCTTCATCCTACGGGAAGTAGCCGCTCAATTTGAGAATCCGGTAATGTTATTTTCCGGAGGAAAGGATTCTATTGTAATGTTTCACTTAGCCCGAAAGGCGTTCTATCCGGGCAAGGTACCATTCCCCTTGCTACACGTAGACACAGGACACAATTTTCCGGAAACCATAGAATTTCGGGATAAATTGATGGAAGAAACAGGAGCTGAACTTATTGTCGGATCCGTTCAACAATCAATTGACGAAGGGAAAGTAGTTGAAGAAAAAGGATACAACGCCAGCCGTAATGCTTTGCAAACGGTCACACTTCTTGAATCATTGGAGGCAGGAAAGTACGACGCCGCCATGGGTGGGGGAAGAAGAGATGAAGAGAAGGCTCGTGCCAAAGAACGCTTCTTTAGTCACCGAGATGAGTTTGGTCAGTGGGATCCAAAAAACCAGCGACCTGAGCTTTGGAATCTCTTTAACGGAAAGAAAAACATGGGAGAACACTTCAGAGTGTTCCCAATATCAAACTGGACAGAGATGGATGTATGGCAATATATCTTATTGGAAGACATCGCCATTCCTCACCTCTACCTCAGCCATGAAAGAATGGTGTTTGAGCGCGACGGAGTGCTCCTTGCTGATACAGAAGTTATCACAAGAAAAGATGGAGAAATTCCTGAAATGAAGAAGGTGCGTTTCCGTACCATTGGAGACATGACTTGCACGGGTGCCGTAGAATCGGATGCCGACAATCTTGAAAAAATAATTGAAGAAGTTTCTGCCACTCGAGTTACTGAACGTGGCGCACGATCTGATGACAAGCGAAGTGAAGCTGCCATGGAAGACCGGAAGAAACAAGGATACTTTTAA
- the cysN gene encoding sulfate adenylyltransferase subunit CysN, translating into MTKEHAYLDMDLLRFTTAGSVDDGKSTLIGRMLYDSKSIFADQMEAIEQASKKSGVEAEVNLALLTDGLRSEREQGITIDVAYRYFATPKRKFIIADTPGHIQYTRNMVTGASTANLAIILVDARHGLVEQTARHSFIASLLKIPHVVYCINKMDLVDYSEERFEEIKEELEAFSSKLEVNDIRFIPISALKGDNVVHKSTNMDWYEGSTLMYTLENIHISSDQNLVDCRFPVQYVVRPQSTEYHDYRGYAGRVAGGVLKKGDDVVVLPSGFTSKIAAIDTFTGEIDEAFAPMSVTLRLEDDIDIGRGDMIVRPNNQPEVGQDIEMMICWMGEKPLMANGKYAVKHTTKDARCIVKEIKYKVDINSLHRLEDEKNIEMNDMARIKIRTTQPLFYDRYSRNRITGSIILIDEATNETVGAGMIIE; encoded by the coding sequence ATGACTAAAGAACACGCATATTTAGATATGGATCTACTGCGCTTCACCACGGCGGGAAGTGTAGATGATGGTAAATCAACCTTGATTGGTAGAATGCTCTACGATTCAAAAAGTATTTTCGCCGATCAGATGGAAGCGATTGAACAAGCTTCTAAAAAGAGCGGTGTTGAAGCTGAAGTTAACTTGGCACTTTTAACCGATGGTCTTCGTTCTGAGCGAGAACAAGGAATCACCATTGATGTTGCCTACCGATACTTCGCAACTCCAAAGAGAAAATTCATCATTGCTGATACTCCCGGTCACATCCAGTACACACGGAATATGGTGACGGGTGCTTCAACGGCAAACCTGGCAATCATTCTTGTAGATGCTCGCCACGGGCTTGTTGAGCAAACGGCTCGACACTCGTTTATCGCATCTTTGTTAAAGATTCCGCATGTAGTTTACTGCATTAACAAAATGGACTTGGTTGACTACAGCGAAGAACGTTTTGAGGAGATTAAAGAAGAGCTTGAAGCCTTTAGTTCCAAGTTAGAAGTGAATGACATTCGCTTTATTCCGATTAGCGCATTGAAGGGAGACAACGTCGTACACAAATCCACAAATATGGATTGGTACGAGGGCAGTACCCTGATGTATACCTTGGAGAACATCCATATTTCCAGTGATCAAAACCTTGTGGATTGCCGCTTCCCCGTTCAATACGTAGTGCGTCCGCAATCCACTGAGTACCATGACTACAGAGGTTATGCCGGTCGCGTTGCAGGTGGTGTACTCAAAAAAGGTGATGACGTAGTAGTACTCCCTTCAGGATTTACCTCAAAGATCGCGGCTATTGACACATTCACAGGCGAGATAGATGAAGCTTTTGCTCCTATGAGCGTCACTTTGCGATTAGAGGATGATATTGACATCGGTCGCGGTGATATGATCGTAAGGCCCAATAACCAGCCCGAGGTCGGTCAGGATATTGAGATGATGATTTGCTGGATGGGTGAAAAGCCTCTCATGGCGAATGGAAAGTACGCTGTAAAGCACACGACCAAAGACGCAAGATGTATTGTAAAAGAGATCAAATACAAGGTAGATATCAATTCTTTGCACCGTTTAGAGGATGAGAAAAACATCGAGATGAACGACATGGCGCGCATCAAAATCAGAACAACTCAACCTTTGTTTTACGATCGTTATTCACGAAACAGAATAACCGGTAGCATTATTTTAATAGATGAAGCCACGAATGAAACGGTTGGTGCAGGAATGATTATAGAATAA
- a CDS encoding DUF4270 domain-containing protein, whose product MLNIDKRPRKWAAIFFLFAVFTACEKPEGSVGIDLQPDDDILNVSGIDTFTVTAVSLPEDSVRTDGVVTGMVGAYIDPIFGYSKADHYSELRLTSSNPIFFTEGSSLENLVIDSLILNLAFEFGQGVPVYGSTGAQYFQVFEVADSLDVTEAYYSNQSLAVSDQDLVLEGSNLVSPNYRDSSIVDGVAFRPSIRLPLTEELGQRIFDASEGDGLSATEFLEVLKGFKITVDDNAAGVNLANTGIVSFNSFLGTSRMELYYRDTLVTEDDPEPDTLFYDFEIRGSTGKFNSFQHDFVRGGEPSLVRQVVNGVASPGEQTLYAQSIGGVKLQVDLPYLEKLREEEGIAIAKAELILPVNSNSGGRYPVPERLLIFGLDENGDAFLLDEFLQDPQNYSFIDGAFDAQNGQYRFFITRFLQQILSEEREFDGLEIVVQRASTTANRVVLNGANFPNSENPEDNLRLEILFTNF is encoded by the coding sequence ATGTTAAACATAGATAAGCGGCCGCGTAAGTGGGCCGCTATCTTTTTTTTATTTGCTGTATTTACGGCATGTGAAAAACCCGAAGGGTCAGTAGGTATTGACCTGCAACCCGATGACGATATATTGAACGTTTCAGGCATTGATACTTTCACTGTTACTGCTGTTTCGTTGCCAGAGGATTCTGTGAGAACGGATGGGGTAGTAACGGGAATGGTAGGGGCCTATATCGACCCCATATTTGGATATAGTAAAGCTGATCACTATTCAGAACTGAGGTTAACCTCGTCGAACCCCATATTTTTTACGGAAGGTTCGTCCTTGGAGAATCTGGTTATAGATAGCCTTATTTTGAATCTGGCATTTGAGTTTGGTCAGGGTGTACCTGTCTATGGGTCTACCGGAGCGCAATATTTTCAAGTTTTTGAAGTGGCGGATTCGCTGGATGTTACCGAAGCTTACTACAGCAATCAATCGTTAGCCGTTTCAGATCAGGATCTGGTTTTGGAAGGAAGTAATTTGGTTAGTCCAAATTACCGCGATTCTTCTATAGTCGATGGAGTTGCATTCCGACCTTCAATCAGATTGCCTTTAACAGAGGAACTCGGCCAAAGAATATTTGATGCTAGTGAAGGAGATGGACTAAGTGCAACGGAATTTCTCGAAGTATTGAAGGGCTTTAAAATTACAGTTGATGATAATGCTGCGGGAGTCAACCTTGCCAATACCGGGATCGTCTCATTCAATAGTTTTCTGGGAACAAGTCGAATGGAGCTTTATTACCGAGATACGCTGGTTACGGAAGACGACCCGGAGCCCGATACCCTTTTCTATGATTTTGAGATTAGGGGTAGCACGGGAAAGTTTAATTCATTCCAACATGATTTTGTGAGAGGAGGTGAGCCATCACTCGTTAGACAAGTAGTCAACGGAGTAGCTTCTCCGGGGGAACAAACGCTTTATGCGCAGTCGATAGGCGGTGTGAAATTGCAGGTGGACCTGCCTTATTTAGAGAAATTACGCGAAGAAGAAGGAATTGCAATTGCTAAAGCTGAGCTGATTTTACCTGTCAATTCGAATAGTGGAGGCAGATATCCGGTTCCCGAAAGACTTTTGATATTTGGACTGGATGAGAATGGTGATGCCTTCTTGCTTGATGAATTCTTGCAAGACCCTCAAAATTACTCTTTTATCGATGGGGCCTTCGATGCTCAAAATGGGCAATACCGCTTTTTTATCACGCGATTTTTACAACAAATTCTTTCTGAAGAAAGGGAATTTGACGGTTTGGAAATTGTCGTACAGAGAGCTTCCACCACTGCAAATAGAGTTGTTCTTAACGGAGCGAATTTCCCAAACAGCGAGAATCCTGAAGATAATCTCAGACTTGAAATACTCTTTACTAATTTTTGA